A genomic window from Bacillota bacterium includes:
- a CDS encoding dihydroorotate dehydrogenase electron transfer subunit codes for GEARRCGRMAAVTGGFSAFRAPVVGREELGPGLVRLALEAPELKAAAPGQFVNVLCRDPQALDPLIRRPFSLAGVDRARGLAFLVVKVVGRASSWLSARQPGDSLDLLGPLGRAFRRPDAGAPVLLVGGGTGTAPLLFLARELAASGGGHRVFAIAGFRDASHAIMVDDLRDAGAEVAVMTEDGSLGGRGTAGQAAASAWREARAVFACGPWGMLQALERLRRQDPRPLQVAVETMMGCGAGVCLSCVVPWRRAHGHRVTGWARACVEGPVFDAEELAWERCPS; via the coding sequence GGCGAGGCCAGACGGTGCGGCCGGATGGCGGCCGTGACCGGCGGTTTTTCGGCCTTCCGGGCCCCCGTGGTGGGCCGGGAGGAGCTCGGCCCTGGCCTGGTCAGGCTGGCGCTTGAAGCGCCGGAGCTGAAGGCGGCCGCCCCGGGGCAGTTCGTGAACGTGCTGTGCCGGGACCCGCAGGCCCTGGATCCGTTGATCCGCCGGCCATTCAGCCTGGCCGGGGTGGACCGGGCACGGGGGCTCGCCTTCCTGGTGGTGAAGGTGGTGGGCCGCGCGAGCTCGTGGCTTTCGGCAAGGCAACCGGGGGACTCCCTGGATCTCTTGGGCCCGCTGGGCCGCGCCTTCAGGCGGCCGGATGCGGGAGCTCCCGTTCTCCTGGTCGGGGGCGGTACGGGCACCGCCCCGCTTCTCTTTCTGGCCAGGGAACTTGCCGCTTCGGGCGGAGGGCACAGGGTTTTCGCCATCGCCGGCTTCCGGGACGCAAGCCACGCCATCATGGTGGACGACCTGAGGGACGCGGGGGCCGAGGTCGCGGTGATGACCGAAGACGGGAGCCTGGGCGGGCGAGGTACGGCGGGCCAGGCCGCCGCTTCCGCCTGGCGCGAGGCCAGAGCGGTCTTCGCCTGCGGGCCCTGGGGGATGCTCCAGGCGCTCGAACGGCTGCGCCGGCAGGATCCCCGGCCGCTTCAGGTGGCCGTGGAGACCATGATGGGGTGCGGGGCCGGGGTGTGCCTCTCGTGCGTGGTGCCCTGGCGGCGTGCTCACGGCCACCGGGTGACGGGTTGGGCCAGGGCGTGCGTCGAGGGGCCCGTCTTCGACGCGGAGGAACTCGCCTGGGAAAGGTGTCCAAGCTAG